One window of the Pedobacter ginsengisoli genome contains the following:
- a CDS encoding DinB family protein has translation MKLKSLVIALCLIAGSQLVKAQVTVTDMVKEWERSKAYTQEYLDAMPESGYALKPTPEMRSFAEQVLHLSDANYGFTSAATGTKSPFGQGELEKTSDKSKANVTKLVLGSYDFVIENIKKMTEAQLDETTKLFGRFDMTKRMALAKAFEHQAHHRGQTTVYLRLAGVKPPQEKLF, from the coding sequence ATGAAACTTAAAAGTTTAGTAATTGCACTATGTTTAATAGCAGGCAGTCAATTAGTAAAGGCACAAGTAACAGTAACGGATATGGTAAAAGAATGGGAAAGGTCAAAAGCCTATACTCAGGAATATCTTGATGCTATGCCTGAAAGTGGATATGCCTTAAAACCTACCCCAGAAATGCGATCTTTTGCAGAGCAGGTATTGCATCTGTCAGATGCCAATTATGGTTTTACTTCAGCAGCTACAGGGACTAAAAGTCCGTTTGGTCAGGGTGAATTGGAAAAAACCAGCGATAAATCCAAAGCTAATGTGACCAAATTAGTTCTTGGTAGTTATGATTTTGTGATCGAAAATATCAAAAAGATGACAGAAGCACAGCTGGATGAAACAACCAAATTGTTTGGGAGGTTCGATATGACCAAAAGAATGGCTCTGGCTAAGGCCTTTGAACATCAAGCACACCACAGAGGGCAAACAACAGTTTATCTTCGTTTGGCAGGAGTAAAACCACCACAAGAAAAGCTTTTTTAA
- a CDS encoding alpha/beta fold hydrolase — protein MKTTILLLLTANCFWGCDQTSKFPESFTENSIDTAWKIKTDNTKMIVVDGKYNIWTKKVGEGKIKVLLLPGEPGFTQDYFECFEEFLPKEGIEFYYYDQLGTGNSDIPTDSVLLNTSRFVEEIEHVRKGLKLDNFYILGHFWGGVLAMEYLQKYQNHVKAAILSSMTAGVKSYAPYSGQLKKKTFTEQDIKTYDSLDRLKLHDSPEYQDLLVNKLYAWNRLPNIKVPTLVIGGMYEERNPEDIKKEGKLIPNSRTYLCPDGSHLSIYDDQQNYFSNLVAFLKDVENNKFVADKK, from the coding sequence ATGAAAACCACAATACTACTCCTTTTAACTGCAAACTGCTTTTGGGGTTGTGATCAAACATCAAAATTTCCTGAATCGTTTACAGAAAACTCCATTGATACTGCCTGGAAAATCAAAACGGATAATACAAAGATGATAGTGGTGGATGGCAAGTACAACATATGGACAAAAAAAGTTGGCGAAGGTAAAATCAAGGTATTGCTATTACCTGGAGAACCAGGGTTTACCCAGGACTACTTTGAGTGCTTTGAAGAATTTTTGCCAAAAGAAGGGATTGAATTTTATTATTATGACCAATTGGGCACTGGCAATTCGGATATCCCTACCGACTCTGTGCTTTTAAACACCTCACGTTTTGTTGAAGAAATAGAACATGTAAGAAAGGGACTTAAACTGGATAACTTTTACATACTAGGACATTTTTGGGGTGGTGTGTTGGCAATGGAATATTTACAGAAGTATCAAAACCATGTAAAAGCTGCAATACTTTCGAGCATGACTGCTGGGGTTAAAAGCTATGCTCCTTACTCAGGGCAACTAAAGAAAAAAACTTTTACTGAACAGGACATAAAAACTTATGATTCATTAGACAGGTTAAAGCTCCATGATTCTCCCGAATACCAGGATCTGTTAGTAAACAAATTATACGCCTGGAACAGGTTGCCAAATATAAAGGTCCCTACACTTGTTATTGGTGGGATGTACGAAGAAAGAAATCCGGAAGATATAAAGAAGGAAGGAAAACTTATTCCTAATAGCCGAACTTATTTGTGCCCCGATGGAAGTCATTTAAGTATATATGACGACCAACAAAACTATTTTTCAAACCTTGTTGCGTTTTTAAAGGATGTTGAAAACAATAAGTTTGTTGCTGATAAGAAATAA
- a CDS encoding ATP-binding protein codes for MSKPQTLLTFLFLVVSVFRSPVSAQTNSGFELISTTQGLSQGLINDMLQDKEGFIWIATKGGLNRYDGYTFKTFTTDPQDDNSISSNSTSNLLEDSKGRLWVGTYDGGVNVYNKKTGHFFRIVQKSGNSLGLSSNRIVSAMAELPDGKILLYPDGGRLSIISLSDAGKLAIITLRVPENRTVFSIGKDDKGFIWVGFTDYSIYIFNPSTLGLSPLYDGKHFTNLIEKTGRFISAKFSQGLDPFIIPPIREELIDSLGQLNANMIGKGRKGELIIGNRFPLKMGASGCNHYDFTGIKVGDSMKDVYARNLKTNVKDQNIRCLLLDRSGVLWVGTMGHGIYKFRIRNNRFNHILPSLSVQRLTIWDTDMIYVQGWRDAKLINSAGKEIINPVKPFIFNAHTNVLKTKKGDYWVYWNGIGKLFRYNADRKLMATYAQQVNVTPTEQLQPIIEDRSHRVWLCGANGTLARIDPNTGKLLKFSINIKQYTGTSALTQTTAFYEDTKGIFWLATEHGFARLQFAGDATGPKMKWFKNIPGNGNSLSYNYVSWFMDDPVNPNYLWVSTKGGGLNRMQKSTGNFVHYTSKEGLPNDVVYGTLTDKAGNIWGSTNRGLFCMLAAKKENNAGADFRIFNTSDGLQADEFNTNAICKLDNGDLAFGGVNGINIFNPQKVLDASFTPNVFITSIQIGNKILVPYDQTKVLKETIENTRSITLSYLQDVVTLEFSSLDFTAPQQNKYRYQLVGIDKEWVESGTRRSATYLHLPAGNYTFKVQGSNSQGIWSTKIAQLKIQVLPPWWLSWWAYLAYALIVALSIRRYLKFNINKAKLQSQLNYEQLEAKRMKELDSIKTQLYTNITHEFRTPITVILGMAQQVIEKPGELFENRMDMIVRNGRSLLNLVNQMLDLSKLETGKMKLQLSNGDVIHFLRYVVESFHSLAESQQKQLHFLTDIDTLYMENDLEKLRQIVSNLLSNAIKFTPEKGNIYISVAENMQVANIGSSALIIKVKDTGIGIPADQLQYVFDRFYQLDNSHTRKMEGTGIGLALTKELVKLMGGDITVKSPPKGALTGSEFTVSLPLKKVDTITEDVFNVDNDYQISSTDPVPSIALPVIVDEENHTNVPLILLVEDNADVVAYTASCLSEYRLVVGKDGGEGFDIATEMTPDLIITDVMMPIMDGFELTAKLRYTENTSHIPIIMLTAKADIGSKIDGLQHGADVYLEKPFNKKELLVRIKKLLEMRKNLQQHYLRKAGIHVGTLMEYMIMPDKVHGQAIEDGFVKRVRESVEQNLTDVSFTVEKLSKLVFMSHSQLHRKLDALTGCSPNKFIRMIRLKKAKELLQDPSNSIASVAMDCGYEDPGYFARVFKQEYNVTPQKWRASSH; via the coding sequence ATGTCTAAGCCTCAAACTCTTTTAACTTTTCTATTTTTGGTTGTTTCTGTTTTCAGAAGCCCTGTTTCCGCGCAAACAAATTCTGGATTTGAGCTCATCTCAACCACACAAGGACTCTCTCAGGGACTCATTAATGATATGTTGCAAGATAAAGAAGGCTTTATCTGGATAGCAACAAAAGGTGGGCTCAATAGGTATGATGGATACACTTTTAAAACATTCACAACAGATCCGCAGGATGACAATTCAATCAGTAGCAATTCTACCAGCAATTTGCTGGAAGACAGTAAAGGCAGGCTTTGGGTAGGTACCTATGATGGAGGTGTGAATGTGTACAATAAAAAAACAGGGCACTTTTTCCGGATTGTTCAAAAATCCGGTAATTCTTTAGGCCTTTCCAGTAATCGTATCGTATCTGCCATGGCTGAATTGCCTGATGGCAAGATATTGCTTTACCCGGATGGAGGTAGACTTAGCATTATTTCACTGTCAGATGCTGGTAAATTAGCAATAATTACATTGAGGGTCCCAGAAAACCGAACGGTTTTCTCGATAGGGAAAGATGACAAGGGGTTTATTTGGGTCGGTTTTACAGATTATAGTATCTATATTTTTAATCCATCTACCCTCGGTTTATCACCTTTATATGATGGAAAGCATTTTACCAACCTTATCGAAAAAACAGGCAGATTTATCTCAGCAAAATTTAGTCAGGGATTAGATCCCTTTATTATACCACCTATTCGTGAAGAATTAATTGATTCCTTGGGCCAATTGAATGCTAATATGATTGGTAAAGGCAGAAAAGGTGAGTTAATTATTGGTAACCGCTTTCCCCTCAAAATGGGGGCGTCTGGTTGTAATCATTACGATTTCACTGGAATAAAAGTTGGTGATAGCATGAAGGATGTCTACGCCCGCAATTTAAAAACTAATGTTAAGGATCAAAATATTAGGTGTCTGTTGTTAGATCGGTCAGGCGTGTTATGGGTAGGAACAATGGGGCATGGCATTTACAAATTTCGCATTCGGAATAATCGCTTTAATCACATCCTGCCAAGCCTGAGTGTACAGCGGCTAACAATTTGGGATACTGATATGATTTATGTGCAAGGGTGGAGGGATGCAAAATTAATAAACTCAGCAGGAAAGGAGATCATTAATCCAGTTAAACCCTTCATATTTAATGCACATACAAACGTACTGAAAACCAAAAAAGGAGACTATTGGGTATATTGGAATGGCATTGGTAAGCTATTCAGGTATAATGCTGATAGGAAATTGATGGCAACTTACGCTCAACAAGTAAATGTAACACCTACCGAGCAGCTTCAACCTATAATTGAAGACCGCAGTCATCGTGTATGGCTTTGCGGAGCTAATGGTACACTGGCAAGAATTGATCCAAATACGGGCAAACTATTAAAGTTTTCAATAAACATTAAACAATATACCGGCACTTCGGCACTTACCCAAACTACTGCTTTTTACGAAGATACGAAGGGTATTTTCTGGTTAGCTACCGAACATGGTTTTGCCCGACTCCAATTTGCCGGTGATGCTACCGGGCCTAAGATGAAATGGTTTAAAAACATACCTGGAAATGGAAATTCATTAAGCTATAATTACGTGTCATGGTTTATGGATGACCCTGTTAATCCCAATTATCTATGGGTTAGTACCAAAGGTGGTGGCTTAAACCGGATGCAAAAATCAACCGGTAATTTCGTTCATTACACAAGCAAAGAAGGACTACCTAATGATGTAGTGTATGGCACGCTAACCGATAAAGCTGGAAATATTTGGGGAAGTACCAACCGCGGATTATTCTGTATGCTTGCCGCCAAAAAGGAGAATAATGCAGGGGCCGATTTTAGAATATTCAATACCAGCGATGGATTACAGGCTGATGAGTTTAATACCAATGCAATTTGTAAATTAGACAATGGCGATCTTGCATTTGGAGGTGTAAACGGTATTAATATTTTTAATCCGCAGAAAGTTCTTGATGCCAGTTTTACACCCAACGTCTTTATTACCAGCATTCAGATCGGGAATAAAATACTTGTGCCTTATGATCAAACAAAAGTGTTAAAGGAAACCATTGAAAATACAAGATCTATTACACTCAGTTATTTACAAGACGTTGTTACCCTTGAATTTTCATCACTCGATTTTACAGCACCACAGCAGAACAAGTATCGCTACCAACTTGTAGGGATAGATAAGGAGTGGGTTGAGAGTGGCACCCGTCGTTCGGCAACTTATCTGCATTTGCCCGCCGGTAATTATACCTTTAAGGTTCAGGGCAGCAATAGCCAGGGAATATGGAGTACTAAAATAGCTCAATTAAAAATACAGGTGCTGCCCCCATGGTGGTTAAGCTGGTGGGCTTATTTAGCCTATGCTTTAATTGTTGCACTGTCTATCAGAAGGTATCTTAAATTCAATATAAATAAGGCAAAACTGCAATCGCAATTAAACTACGAGCAGTTGGAAGCCAAAAGAATGAAAGAGTTAGACTCTATTAAAACGCAATTATATACCAATATTACTCATGAATTTCGCACACCAATTACCGTTATACTTGGGATGGCCCAGCAGGTAATAGAAAAACCCGGGGAACTTTTCGAGAACCGTATGGATATGATTGTGCGTAATGGTCGCAGTTTGCTGAACCTGGTAAATCAAATGCTGGATCTCTCTAAGCTTGAAACCGGAAAAATGAAGTTACAATTGTCAAATGGTGATGTTATTCATTTTTTACGGTATGTAGTGGAATCCTTTCATTCGTTGGCAGAGAGTCAGCAAAAGCAACTACATTTTCTAACGGATATTGATACACTGTACATGGAGAATGACCTGGAGAAATTAAGACAGATTGTTTCCAATCTGCTCTCGAATGCCATTAAGTTCACTCCCGAAAAAGGAAATATTTATATCAGTGTAGCCGAAAATATGCAAGTAGCCAATATTGGCAGCTCTGCGCTAATTATTAAGGTAAAAGATACAGGTATTGGTATTCCTGCAGATCAATTACAATATGTTTTTGATCGTTTCTATCAGTTAGACAACAGTCATACCCGTAAAATGGAAGGTACTGGTATTGGCCTGGCTCTAACTAAAGAACTGGTTAAGCTTATGGGTGGAGATATTACTGTAAAAAGCCCACCTAAAGGGGCACTCACAGGTAGTGAGTTTACCGTGTCGCTTCCTTTAAAGAAAGTGGATACCATAACTGAAGATGTATTTAATGTTGATAATGATTACCAAATCTCCTCAACCGATCCGGTACCAAGTATTGCCCTACCTGTAATAGTTGATGAAGAAAATCATACAAATGTTCCTTTAATACTATTGGTTGAAGACAATGCCGACGTAGTTGCTTATACCGCATCTTGCCTGTCTGAATATAGGCTGGTTGTAGGCAAAGATGGGGGAGAAGGTTTTGATATTGCTACAGAAATGACTCCCGATTTAATTATTACCGATGTTATGATGCCAATTATGGATGGCTTTGAGCTCACCGCCAAATTACGTTACACCGAAAATACCAGCCATATCCCTATCATTATGCTAACAGCAAAAGCCGATATTGGCAGTAAAATAGATGGCTTGCAGCATGGTGCAGATGTATATCTGGAAAAGCCATTCAATAAAAAGGAATTATTGGTAAGAATAAAAAAGCTTCTGGAAATGCGTAAAAATCTGCAACAGCATTACCTCAGGAAAGCCGGAATACATGTAGGTACGCTGATGGAGTACATGATTATGCCTGATAAAGTACACGGACAAGCAATAGAAGATGGCTTTGTAAAAAGAGTTAGGGAATCTGTAGAGCAAAACTTAACAGATGTAAGTTTTACGGTTGAAAAGTTAAGTAAGCTTGTTTTTATGAGCCACTCGCAGCTGCACCGAAAACTCGATGCACTTACAGGATGTTCTCCTAATAAATTTATTAGGATGATCAGACTTAAAAAAGCAAAAGAATTATTGCAGGATCCTTCAAATAGCATTGCGTCAGTTGCTATGGATTGTGGCTATGAGGATCCTGGCTATTTTGCAAGAGTATTTAAGCAGGAGTACAATGTAACGCCTCAGAAATGGAGG